In Mus caroli chromosome 9, CAROLI_EIJ_v1.1, whole genome shotgun sequence, a single window of DNA contains:
- the Ankrd34c gene encoding ankyrin repeat domain-containing protein 34C yields MMDDDTELRTDGNSLLKAVWLGRLRLTRLLLEGGAYINESNDKGETALMVACITXHVDQQSISKSKMVKYLXDNRADPNIQDKSGKTALIHACIRRAGGEVVSLLLENGADPSLEDRTGASALVYAINADDKDALKHLLDACKAKGKEVIIITTDKSSSGTKTTKQYLNVPPSPKVEDRQSPPLCTTPSDVELKTSGLASSPSEKDDDFFILQTGHQSGCSTSKVLNEPGSPTRKVSSLKRARLPQLKRLQSEPWGLIAPSVLAAATRQDETHGTSADNEVIRSINDVTFPKRGPLSRTNSIDSKDPTLFPTVQEQVLKVSASTPVSWKAAYEKGQAPHPRLARRGTLPLDQEKSGMCPPGPSTLKDXASLKLLENDLYDLDIQPVGDPPNSXSLESGKGPLDRKKLXSSHLSLFHGSRESLDVVPSTSPTSVRRRPPHLLERRGSGTLLLDRIAHTRPGFLPPLNVNLNPPIPDIRASXKPASPLASGLKSMAPVAPNSPKRVDLRSKKKLLRRHSMQIEQMKQLSDFEEIMLAERFPAHLSGVRLRAEWLPPGTAVLSSRHVSSGGPSXLPAVPAVAAPEPRED; encoded by the coding sequence ATGATGGATGATGACACTGAGTTGAGGACTGATGGNAACTCTCTCTTAAAAGCTGTGTGGCTAGGGAGGCTTCGATTGACCAGActcctcttagaagggggagcttACATCAATGAAAGCAATGACAAAGGAGAAACAGCTCTCATGGTGGCATGCATTACCAANCACGTGGACCAGCAAAGCATTAGCAAGTCTAAGATGGTGAAATATCTGTTNGACAACAGGGCAGACCCCAATATCCAGGATAAGTCTGGTAAGACTGCTCTCATCCATGCTTGCATCAGAAGGGCTGGGGGAGAAGTGGTGTCCTTACTGCTGGAAAATGGAGCAGACCCCAGTCTTGAGGATCGAACTGGGGCCTCAGCTCTGGTTTATGCAATAAATGCAGATGACAAGGATGCACTGAAGCATCTCCTTGATGCCTGCAAAGCCAAAGGTAAGGAAGTGATTATTATAACAACAGACAAATCATCTTCAGGCACCAAAACCACCAAGCAGTATCTCAATGTCCCTCCATCACCCAAAGTGGAAGATAGACAGTCACCACCACTGTGTACAACTCCTTCTGATGTTGAACTGAAGACTTCTGGCCTGGCTTCTTCACCCAGTGAAAAGGATGATGACTTCTTCATCCTGCAGACAGGACACCAAAGTGGCTGTAGCACTTCTAAGGTCCTTAATGAGCCTGGATCACCCACCAGGAAAGTGTCTAGCCTCAAAAGGGCCCGTTTGCCCCAATTGAAACGACTCCAGTCTGAACCCTGGGGCTTGATTGCTCCTTCTGTGCTGGCTGCTGCCACACGCCAGGATGAGACCCATGGCACAAGCGCAGACAATGAGGTCATCAGGAGCATCAATGATGTGACCTTCCCTAAAAGGGGGCCCCTCTCCAGAACCAACAGCATTGACAGTAAAGACCCTACCCTCTTCCCCACAGTCCAGGAACAAGTTCTGAAGGTTTCAGCTTCAACACCAGTTTCGTGGAAAGCAGCTTATGAGAAAGGCCAGGCTCCCCATCCACGTCTGGCCAGGAGAGGAACACTTCCTCTTGACCAAGAAAAGAGTGGGATGTGTCCACCAGGACCCTCAACTCTGAAAGATNCAGCATCTCTCAAGCTGTTGGAAAATGACCTTTATGACTTAGACATACAGCCAGTGGGTGACCCACCCAACTCTATNTCCCTTGAGTCAGGCAAAGGACCTTTAGATAGAAAGAAGCTCNACAGCTCCCACTTGTCTCTTTTCCATGGCTCCCGGGAGTCCCTGGATGTTGTACCAAGCACATCTCCCACCTCAGTTCGCCGCAGGCCACCTCATCTCCTAGAAAGAAGAGGTTCTGGAACTCTCTTACTCGACCGCATTGCTCACACGAGGCCTGGCTTTCTGCCCCCTTTAAATGTGAATTTAAATCCACCTATCCCAGATATTAGAGCCAGCANCAAACCAGCTTCCCCACTTGCTAGTGGCTTAAAATCTATGGCTCCTGTTGCTCCAAATTCACCAAAGAGAGTTGACTTGAGAAGTAAAAAGAAACTCCTTCGAAGGCATTCTATGCAGATTGAGCAGATGAAGCAGTTGTCTGACTTTGAAGAAATCATG